In the Chroococcidiopsis sp. SAG 2025 genome, one interval contains:
- a CDS encoding AzlC family ABC transporter permease: protein MHEFLKGIHRALGVGVGYFPVAMSFGALATGVGVSTSAAVTMSVWVYAGAAQFAALEGIKQDLFWGSIVLTMLLINLRHIPMSLASNRVFNSFGLGQRLFLAHGLTDEAFAVDITSKPRSHFYYFGIHILCWLSWISGTWLGCQIGAKLPVQWLSFALPSLFICLLVDSIGDRLSREWLVVAIGVGLVLVTQGWGTLGFLLSIFGVTCLAALLPKIYQ, encoded by the coding sequence ATGCATGAGTTTTTGAAAGGCATTCATCGCGCCTTGGGGGTGGGAGTTGGCTATTTCCCCGTGGCAATGAGTTTTGGGGCGCTGGCAACTGGGGTAGGTGTATCCACATCAGCCGCGGTTACGATGTCTGTTTGGGTTTATGCTGGTGCTGCCCAATTTGCCGCTTTGGAAGGAATAAAGCAAGATTTATTCTGGGGAAGTATCGTGCTGACGATGCTGTTGATTAATTTGCGACATATTCCGATGAGTCTGGCTAGTAACCGGGTTTTCAACAGTTTTGGGCTGGGACAACGGTTATTTCTGGCTCACGGGCTTACAGATGAGGCTTTTGCTGTAGATATTACTAGCAAACCGCGATCGCATTTCTACTATTTCGGCATCCATATTCTATGTTGGTTGAGTTGGATTTCTGGAACTTGGTTGGGATGTCAAATCGGGGCAAAGTTACCCGTACAGTGGTTGAGTTTCGCTTTGCCGAGTTTGTTTATCTGTCTTCTAGTTGATAGTATTGGCGATCGCCTCAGCCGAGAGTGGTTGGTAGTGGCGATCGGTGTTGGTTTGGTACTGGTAACTCAAGGTTGGGGAACTTTGGGTTTTTTATTGTCGATTTTCGGGGTTACTTGCTTGGCTGCGTTGTTGCCCAAAATTTATCAGTAG
- a CDS encoding AzlD domain-containing protein — protein MHVWWIILLAGLGTFLMRSVGIWVRTRLQANWLDKIGFAVILVMATSSVADLGQSSVEIWGAIAASIVVVVASIIKLPFLLRIAFGCLVFGAIASL, from the coding sequence ATGCATGTTTGGTGGATTATTTTATTGGCTGGTTTGGGTACTTTCTTGATGCGAAGTGTCGGTATTTGGGTAAGGACACGGCTGCAAGCGAATTGGTTAGATAAAATTGGTTTTGCGGTAATTTTGGTGATGGCTACTAGTAGCGTGGCTGATTTGGGACAGTCAAGTGTAGAAATTTGGGGGGCGATCGCTGCAAGTATAGTTGTTGTAGTTGCAAGTATTATCAAGCTACCGTTTCTCCTACGTATCGCCTTTGGTTGTCTTGTCTTTGGCGCGATCGCTAGCCTGTAG
- a CDS encoding isoprenylcysteine carboxylmethyltransferase family protein has protein sequence MNRSAAKTLGEFYTRTLQIIEGQKIVNQAPYNVIRHPGYLGTLLMEIGAGLAVTNWVVLIAIVVIGITSRAYRIGVEEKMLEASFGEEYKIYADKTWKLVPFLY, from the coding sequence CTGAACCGTAGTGCTGCTAAAACGCTGGGTGAGTTTTATACAAGGACATTACAGATTATCGAAGGGCAGAAAATTGTAAATCAAGCTCCGTACAACGTTATTCGCCATCCTGGATATCTTGGAACATTACTGATGGAGATAGGCGCGGGATTAGCTGTTACGAATTGGGTTGTGTTGATAGCTATTGTAGTTATCGGAATTACGTCACGAGCTTACCGAATTGGTGTAGAAGAGAAGATGCTAGAAGCAAGTTTTGGAGAAGAATACAAGATATATGCAGACAAAACTTGGAAATTAGTTCCGTTTCTGTATTAA